The following nucleotide sequence is from SAR202 cluster bacterium.
TGGCCATGCCCTCGCGCATGAAGTGCATGTAGGCGTTCCCCTGGGGCAGCCCCTTCGTCAGCGGCTCCCGGTTTGCGCCCCCGTCCCGGCTCCGGAACACGCGCATCTTCGCGTCCGTCAAGTACCGCTGCCCGCCGCCCAGGTCCTTGCCCTGCACGGCGTCCTCGGGGATGACGTAGAGCGTCTTCGGGTCTTGCGAGTGCAGGCCCAGCACGAAGCCGAACTGGGAGGGCAGGCCGGCGCTGATATCCACCCACTCCTTGCCGCCGTTGTCGGACCTGTACACGCCGCAGTGGTTCTGCTGGTAGAGCGTGCCGGGGCTGGTCCGGGGCGACATCATATGGTGCACGCACTGGCCGAACTCCGGGAACCGCTCCGGAAAGTAGTCCGCGCGCACGCCCTTGTTATGAGTCGTCCAGCTCTTGCCGCCATCCGTCGTGCCGAATGTTCCGACGGAGGAGATACCTACCCACATGCGGCCTTTGGTCCCGGTGTCCGCGACGATGCTGTGCAGGCACAGCCCGCCGTTCCCGGGGTTCCATTTGTCGCGCGAGGGGTGGCTTGTGAGACCCGTAACCTCGTCCCACGTCTCGCCGCGGTCGGCGCTCCTGAAGAGCGAGGCCGGCTCTGCGCCGGCGTAGATTACTCCCGGCTCGCCCTCGTGGCTCGGCTCGATGTGCCATATGCGGTTGACGCTGAGCTTCCCGCCCTCCGGGAACTTCGGGTTCTTTTTCGACTGCTGCCACGTCTTGCCCAGGTCGCGGCTGTGCTGCACCTCCGCGCCGAAGACGGGGTTATTGATCGCAGAATAGGTGGAGCCGTCGCGGGGGTCGTATGCCACGTGGAAGATTTCGACGCCGGCGTGGTGGGGGCCGGATACGCTCCACTTCTTGCGCGCCTTGTCGGAGCCGAATCAGGAACGCGCCCTTGCGGGTGCCGACAAGCACAATAACGCTGCCTTTAGGTACACTGAGCTGCTCTGCCAATTGTGTCCTCCTGGAGTATGAAAAAAAGGGATGTCGCTGAGTGAGGCAATATATTAGCACGGGCCGCCGGCGCAGTCCTACACGGCGGCCCTGGGCCTGAAGATCCCGAAGGAGCTTGTATAGCCGTGGAGGAACGTGGCGCCGCCTACCTGGCCAATCTCGCCGTTGCAGAAGAAGCCGCTGAGAGGCATGGGGCTGACCTTGTGGCGGAACATCTCGGTGTCGTGGTCGGGCCGGCCGTACAGGTAGGAGCCTCGGCCCAGGCACTGGAACAGCAGCGCGCCCGCGCCGTCGGCCGCAGGGTGGCGGCCGGCATACCTGTCGAGCAGGCTCTCGAGGTCGCGCGACGATGTATCCGCATCCCGCAGGTGGAACTGCACGGTCTGGCCCTCGCGCAGCACCTCGTCCACGGAGATTCCGCCGGTGGCGTGATCGGCCCCCAGGATGTTGCGAATAAGAAAGTCGCCCAGCATCGGGTTGTCGTTCAGCGGGTCCATGACGATTCCGAGAAACAGCGAGTGGCGGGTGACGAGGCGCTGGTCGTTCGTGTTCAGCTTCTCGTAGACAGACTTCAGCACGTCGATAGGCCGCTTGCCCTCCAGCTCCAGGAGCATCGTTTGCTTGCAGGCCGTCACCTGCATGGGAGAGCCGATGGGCCTGCAGCCCTGGGCGACAATAGTGTCCACGGTAACCTCGCCGTGCAATGAGACTCCCACCGCGCCGGAGCGGTGCGTCTTCCCGCCGGTGTACAGCGCGTTACCGCCCCATTGCTGGGCCCCGCTGGCCATGCCGCCGATCTTGGCGCTGGCCGCGAAGGCGTAGTCCAGCCCGGCGATCAGCTTGTCCGTCATGAAGGTGTAGGGGTCAGCGAGGATAATAAAGTCCGGCCTGTCGGCGGCCTTCACGCCAAGCATGTCCTCCCATTCGTCCGGGGCGGCGTCTTCCGTAGGCAGGTCCTCGTTCTCCAGGTGGAAGTGCACAATCTCCACGCCCGGGAGGTGAGCTGCCGTCAGCGAGAAGCCGGGGCGGTGCTCCACCTCGCGTCCGGCGCCTATCACGCCGCCGCCGGAGCAGCCGATGAGCGCGCCTGCATTGAGCCGCCGGGAAATCAGCTCAGGGACGTTGCCGAACTCCGGCGCGTGGTGGGCGGAGGGGAAGGCGACGACCAGATCAGGGGCAAGGCCGTCAAGTCCGCGGAGCACCTGGTCCGCGCACTCGGCTATCGCATCGCCCGTCGTCGGGAATTCAGATACTGCCGAGCTCCACTTCATGTGCCTGCCTCCTTTCAACAGCGTGTCACCACTTCACTTCTTGCGCTTCGAAACCCATCGACTCCAGCGCGGCCGCCAGCTTTGCAGCCCAGGCTTCCTCCGCCATGCCTGCGGGCACAACGATCTCGACGACTCTGTCCTGAAGCCGGCGGACCTGCCCTTCCCCGGACTTCTCCAGCGGGACGGTGACCATTTCACGGTCGACGCCGTACTTATCCGTCACCGCGAATACAGTCATCATGTCCCGCATTCCGATGATCTCTTCGCTCAACTTCCACTCCCTCATGCATCGGAACCGTGACCGGAGGCGCGGGCGCAGCCGCTTTGTGTTCCGCCGCGCAGCATTTATAATAGGCCCTAGATTATTACACGGAGCGTGCGCCATGCAAAGGCTTCTCGGTCAAATAGCGATAGTCACCGGAGGCGCGCGGGGGATCGGCGGCGCGACGGCCCGTCGACTGGCCGAGGAGGGCGCGAAGGTCCTCGTGGCGGATATCGACATCGACGAGGCGCGCGCCAACGTCGAAGCTATCCGGCGAAAAGGGTGTACTGCTGAAGCATTCAAGGCCGACGTCGGCTCTCACGCAGACGTCCAGGCCATGGTGGAGAAGGCTGTCTCTGTCTGGGGTCGGCTCGATATCCTGGTGAACAATGCGTACAACCCCACCACGGGCGGGCGGGGCACGATTGAAGAGGTCAGCGAGGAGATGTGGGACTCCGGCATGGCCGTGCTCGTGAAGTCAATATTCCTGGCCTCCAAGTACGCCGTGCCGCACATGCGCAAGGCCGGCGGCGGCAGCATCATCAACATATCTTCAGCCCACGGCCTTCTCCAGGCGCCGGGATTCGCGGTCTACGAAACGGGCAAGATAGCGGTGATCGGCCTCACGAAGCAGATGGCGATGGACTTCGGTCCGGACAATATTCGCGTTAATGCGGTCTGCCCCGGACATATAGTGACCGAGCGGCTGAAGGAGTTCTGGGTCGGCAAAGAGTCCGGGCTGAAATTCTTCGAGGACCAGTACCCGCTCAGAAGGGTAGGGCGGCCGGAGGAGATTGCCGACCCGATTGTGTTCCTCTGTTCGAAAGAGGCGTCTTTCATAACCGGCGTTGCACTGCCCATCGATGGCGGCCTCACAGTGCAGCTTCAGGAAAACTTTGGCGTGCGCCAGGCCCACTACCTGGAGGGCAGCGTCGGGACGAAGATGCCGTATTGAGCGACAGGGTGTGAGTCAACCGTGGTGAGCAGTGAAAAAGGCCGGAAAGATACAGGCGATGGGCTGCCGGACTATCTGAAGCCGGGGCTGGACGTTGTGTTCGTCGGGATCAACCCCGGGGAGTACAGCGCGAAAGTGGGACACTACTTCGCCCGTAAGACAAACCGCTTCTGGCCGGCCGTCAACCAGGCCGGCCTCTTCAACCCGCCCCTGGACGCTCTCCACGACTACATGGCGCTGGAGCAGGGGATAGGCTTCACAGATGTGGTGAAGCGCGCGACCGCGAACGCTGCCATGCTGGGCGTGGAGGACTGGCGAAAGGGAGCGCCTGCGCTGAGGGACCGGCTCCTGCGGTACGCTCCCAGGATCGTAAGCTTCAACGGCATGACCGGGTACAGGAACTACCTGAAGTATGGGGAAGGCATAGACGAGAAGGCGCTCCAGTTCGGGCTGCAGCCGCGGGACATCGGCGCTTCGAAAGTGTTTGTAGTCCCCAGTCCAAGCCCGGCCAACGCCGCGTACCTGTTGAACGACATGGTCGATTGGTATACCAGGCTCAGGGAGCTTAGAGACGGGCTTCGAAAATGAAAAGCGAGACTGTAAGGACCTTCCTGGCGATTGAGCTTCCTGATGAAGCGAAGAAGGCCCTGGGCGCGCTAATCGATCAGATGGAGCGGGTCCGGGTAAGCAGCCTGCGACCTGTGGACCTGGAAGGAGCGCACCTTACCGTCAAGTTCCTTGGCGACTTGACGACGGACCGCATTGATGCTGTCAGCAGGCGCATGTCCGATGTCGCAGGCGATAGCAAGCCGTTCACATTGAGGCTGGGAGGCGTGGGGGCATTCCCGAACAGCCGCAGCCCGCGCGTGCTGTGGATCGGTATAGAATGGGATACGGAGAGCCTGCGGACGCTTCAGAACAGGATGGAGGCCTCACTGGAAGGGATCGGCTTCCCCCGCGAGGTCCGTCCATTCCATCCCCATCTTACACTCGCCCGCATCGGAGACCGGGCAACCCCTCAAGATAGGCGCCGGGTAACGGAGGCGCTCTTCTCCGCGGACATTCAGGCCGGGCGCCCAATCAGGGTGTCAGGCATTAGCCTTATGCGGAGCACTCTCCTCCCCACGGGAGCGCACTACGACAGGATCGCCATGGCCTCATTCCCGGCGCCTTGAGCCCGGCGATGCACCCCCGCGCCGCGCCTCGTTTCCCGTAAAGTCTCCACTCTCGGCAGGTCTGTCAATGCTCAATGACTTTGTCAGTCTTACTGCTCAGTGATTTTGTCAGTACGACTGGTTTTGGTTGAATCAGTCTCGATCTCCAAGGGTGATCTGGACCCGGCTTTCGATCCTTGGGCGAGGAGAGGGGTGTGCTGGAGACGGGTCCGTCTCCAGCACGCCCCTCTCCACGCTTGCCCGCCTGAGCTTTTCTTCGCCTTGCTCGCAGGACTGCGGGTCTCAGGGGAGCAACCGTGCTGGCCAGCTCACGCCCCTTGTGCATGACCACGATGCGCCCGTCCAGCCGCTCCTGTACCTCTACGGTCGCCCTGGCGTATGTGCTCCGCTCGCTGTCAGGCTCGATCT
It contains:
- a CDS encoding mismatch-specific DNA-glycosylase gives rise to the protein MPDYLKPGLDVVFVGINPGEYSAKVGHYFARKTNRFWPAVNQAGLFNPPLDALHDYMALEQGIGFTDVVKRATANAAMLGVEDWRKGAPALRDRLLRYAPRIVSFNGMTGYRNYLKYGEGIDEKALQFGLQPRDIGASKVFVVPSPSPANAAYLLNDMVDWYTRLRELRDGLRK
- a CDS encoding SDR family oxidoreductase, producing MQRLLGQIAIVTGGARGIGGATARRLAEEGAKVLVADIDIDEARANVEAIRRKGCTAEAFKADVGSHADVQAMVEKAVSVWGRLDILVNNAYNPTTGGRGTIEEVSEEMWDSGMAVLVKSIFLASKYAVPHMRKAGGGSIINISSAHGLLQAPGFAVYETGKIAVIGLTKQMAMDFGPDNIRVNAVCPGHIVTERLKEFWVGKESGLKFFEDQYPLRRVGRPEEIADPIVFLCSKEASFITGVALPIDGGLTVQLQENFGVRQAHYLEGSVGTKMPY
- the thpR gene encoding RNA 2',3'-cyclic phosphodiesterase, giving the protein MKSETVRTFLAIELPDEAKKALGALIDQMERVRVSSLRPVDLEGAHLTVKFLGDLTTDRIDAVSRRMSDVAGDSKPFTLRLGGVGAFPNSRSPRVLWIGIEWDTESLRTLQNRMEASLEGIGFPREVRPFHPHLTLARIGDRATPQDRRRVTEALFSADIQAGRPIRVSGISLMRSTLLPTGAHYDRIAMASFPAP
- a CDS encoding exo-alpha-sialidase, yielding MAYDPRDGSTYSAINNPVFGAEVQHSRDLGKTWQQSKKNPKFPEGGKLSVNRIWHIEPSHEGEPGVIYAGAEPASLFRSADRGETWDEVTGLTSHPSRDKWNPGNGGLCLHSIVADTGTKGRMWVGISSVGTFGTTDGGKSWTTHNKGVRADYFPERFPEFGQCVHHMMSPRTSPGTLYQQNHCGVYRSDNGGKEWVDISAGLPSQFGFVLGLHSQDPKTLYVIPEDAVQGKDLGGGQRYLTDAKMRVFRSRDGGANREPLTKGLPQGNAYMHFMREGMATDAYEECGIYAGSTTGQLYYSRNNGDSWELLAEHLPPILSVNTGMVG